The following are encoded in a window of Mycoplasmopsis verecunda genomic DNA:
- a CDS encoding IS1634 family transposase translates to MESKFIVIKHKRKDHTYISIATSNGYGKGYSNQIGLGRLEKLQELNSNPINVIKNSIKNLSISESKDKIKQAIMFDLNSSKSETYNINYGINLLYDLIDKFEIFSALPKTRHKDLNRLLKYTVSSRILNADSLISTYKNKFQYQNTPDYKKSSYYTLLDILNNNESKILKQLNEKITKNTSRNIELVFYDSSTAYFESFRRTGLRYPGYSKDGKFKEDQVVIGLATDENGIPIHYKLFKGNTTDSKTFIPFVIEMSKIYNIKNVTIVADKGMSVTANLRFLEQKGIDYVISYRLKSGPKDFKEYVLNETDYIGTEEFKYKEQTVASLYNKKRPNGHQRRKIITYSRKRALKDKADRDILINNFNKLKNKDGYVEGSKLLGHKKYRFFKRNGDARYELDLIKLNEDKQFDGFYIYETSRRDLSAQEIVEIYAKQWQIEENFRTLKNSLEVRPMYVWTDAHINGHFLLCFISLVIFKYLLYTINKSLNDYGVIDKFTNKRTIEAIKSAQKFVKVVDGNVVDEIYIKNSENNSLIQDFELIKTIFNKFVQVI, encoded by the coding sequence ATGGAAAGTAAATTTATAGTCATAAAACATAAAAGAAAAGACCATACATATATTTCGATAGCCACATCAAATGGATATGGAAAAGGTTATAGTAATCAAATAGGATTAGGAAGATTGGAAAAATTACAAGAATTAAATTCAAATCCTATTAATGTAATTAAAAATTCAATAAAGAATTTATCAATAAGTGAATCAAAAGACAAAATTAAACAAGCAATTATGTTTGATTTAAATAGTTCAAAGTCTGAAACATATAATATTAATTACGGAATTAATCTTCTTTATGATTTAATTGATAAATTTGAAATATTTAGTGCATTACCAAAAACAAGACATAAAGATTTAAACAGATTACTAAAGTACACAGTTTCATCAAGAATTTTGAATGCAGATAGCTTAATTTCTACATATAAAAATAAGTTTCAATACCAAAATACACCAGATTATAAAAAATCTAGTTATTACACATTGCTTGATATTTTGAACAACAATGAAAGCAAAATTCTTAAACAATTAAACGAAAAAATAACAAAGAATACATCTAGAAATATTGAATTAGTTTTTTATGATTCTTCAACAGCTTATTTTGAAAGTTTTAGAAGAACAGGTTTGAGATATCCTGGTTATTCAAAAGATGGTAAATTTAAAGAAGATCAAGTTGTTATTGGTTTAGCAACAGATGAAAATGGGATTCCGATTCATTACAAATTATTTAAAGGTAATACAACAGATTCAAAAACATTTATTCCTTTTGTAATAGAAATGAGCAAAATTTATAACATAAAAAATGTAACAATAGTTGCTGACAAAGGAATGTCTGTAACTGCAAATTTAAGATTTTTAGAACAAAAAGGTATAGATTATGTTATTTCATACAGATTAAAATCAGGTCCAAAAGATTTTAAAGAATATGTTTTAAACGAAACTGATTATATAGGAACTGAAGAATTTAAATATAAGGAACAAACAGTAGCATCTTTATATAACAAAAAGAGACCTAATGGTCATCAGAGAAGAAAAATCATAACATATAGCAGGAAACGAGCTTTAAAAGATAAAGCTGATAGAGATATATTGATTAATAATTTCAATAAATTAAAAAATAAAGATGGTTATGTAGAAGGTTCAAAGTTATTAGGCCACAAAAAATATAGATTCTTTAAAAGAAATGGTGATGCACGATACGAATTAGATTTAATCAAGCTAAATGAAGATAAACAATTTGATGGATTTTATATTTATGAAACATCAAGAAGAGATTTATCAGCACAAGAGATAGTGGAAATTTATGCAAAGCAATGACAAATAGAAGAAAACTTTAGAACTTTAAAAAATTCACTTGAAGTTAGACCTATGTATGTATGAACTGATGCACATATAAATGGACATTTCTTGTTATGTTTTATTTCATTAGTTATTTTCAAATATTTGCTGTATACAATAAATAAATCATTAAATGATTATGGTGTTATAGATAAATTTACAAATAAAAGAACAATAGAAGCGATAAAATCTGCACAAAAATTTGTAAAAGTTGTAGATGGTAATGTTGTAGACGAAATTTACATAAAAAATAGTGAAAATAATTCATTAATACAAGATTTTGAACTAATAAAAACGATATTTAATAAATTTGTACAAGTAATTTAG
- a CDS encoding BC85_0335 family putative methyltransferase, with amino-acid sequence MSYEVKLALGISAVIIAVIAFGIYIGMQIWVKKYRAKILKKTQEEAMIQINSMRNDIGELPFPVKDYLKSKANDIDVEGIINTVYINNYKNVLVINNNDLFPVVAIASKVKANTYVYYNETNYDQLQDIQNRFPEHVPNLIKTYDDSVDLDCLVIMHSQEDINDIFDRFNKLMDKGMILVAFSNPRSEIKRLLSYLKMTDIRYEVSFLSSKYLFVVKK; translated from the coding sequence ATGTCATATGAAGTTAAATTAGCATTAGGAATATCTGCTGTTATAATAGCAGTTATTGCATTTGGAATTTATATCGGAATGCAAATATGAGTTAAAAAATATCGTGCTAAAATATTGAAAAAAACTCAAGAAGAAGCAATGATACAAATTAATTCAATGAGAAATGATATTGGTGAATTACCATTTCCTGTGAAAGATTACTTAAAATCAAAAGCTAATGATATTGATGTAGAAGGTATTATTAATACTGTTTATATAAATAATTACAAAAATGTTTTAGTTATAAATAATAATGATTTATTTCCCGTAGTTGCAATTGCTTCAAAAGTTAAAGCAAATACATATGTTTACTATAATGAAACAAATTATGATCAATTACAAGATATCCAAAATCGTTTTCCAGAGCATGTACCAAATCTTATTAAAACATATGATGATAGTGTTGATTTAGATTGTTTAGTTATAATGCATTCACAAGAAGATATCAATGATATTTTTGATAGATTTAATAAATTAATGGATAAAGGTATGATTCTTGTTGCGTTTAGCAATCCTAGAAGTGAAATAAAAAGATTACTAAGCTACCTAAAAATGACAGATATAAGATATGAGGTTTCTTTCTTAAGTTCTAAATATCTTTTTGTTGTAAAAAAATAA
- the alaS gene encoding alanine--tRNA ligase: MNSKEIREKWLSFFESKGHFIVPSKSLVPQNDPSLLWINSGVATLKDYFAGKKVAPAKRLTNSQKAIRTNDIENVGITARHHTFFEMLGNFSIGDYFKKEAIAFASEFLLDVLKLDKEKLYFTYYYEDLDTKNEWMSNGFSEDHMIPGSKETNFWEVGSGPCGPNTEIFYDRGEKYDNRGLELLKEDIENDRYIEIWNIVFSTYNSNGEGQYTELKQKNIDTGAGLERIVSIMQDAPTNFDTDLFLPIIHEIEKYTEFKYDINNYFTKEPEQMFINSCFKVIADHMRTVTNAIADGAKPSNVGRGYILRRLIRRSVYKAMQLKIYDTFLYKLVGVVKNTLPFEYDVEPIKQIIKDEEITFSRTIENGRNLLENYLKDEIAIFPGDVAFKLFETYGFPVELTAEILAQKNIDIDYDCYEKAKKEHADASRNTKLSGMDKVINSLTILKSKVDKFVGYETTHNVSEILYLLDTEKEITKGNGISYVVLKETPFYATSGGQKHDRGYMKQGNNKILILDVFKDKFGNHIHKVEGNIENDLPVECFVDETIRLGLERNHSGTHLMFCALRTVLGDQIKQLGSDNNEERLTFDMPADTKPTDEEIRRVEKLVREYIAKDAKRDYLNMTTEQAKEMGAIMTLEESEYMNPQNVRIVKFDGITADLCGGTHLSNTAKLENFKITNVDKKAAGIYRIRAISSNTLVNEYLEEEVDKLLVEVEKMLDKNAKLNKDYTYELNIPEDKEQAIDYLNATLEKLREDNKQIQKDLANNFEFDYENIEFLDINGHKLYINQDVDKANIKTVASTLREKHNDILVVLTSSDANSMLVVASKQYNSNAIAQQLFKHLNGRGGGNAILSMGKVASTNDLLDFIQNELTWEN, encoded by the coding sequence ATGAATTCAAAAGAAATTAGAGAAAAATGATTATCATTTTTTGAATCAAAAGGGCATTTTATTGTTCCTTCAAAAAGTTTAGTTCCACAAAATGATCCATCATTACTATGAATTAATAGTGGTGTAGCTACTTTAAAAGATTATTTTGCTGGTAAAAAAGTTGCTCCAGCCAAAAGATTAACAAACTCACAAAAAGCAATTAGAACTAATGATATAGAAAATGTTGGTATTACAGCACGTCATCATACATTTTTTGAAATGTTGGGTAACTTTTCAATTGGGGATTATTTCAAAAAAGAAGCTATTGCATTTGCTTCAGAATTCTTATTAGATGTATTAAAGTTAGATAAAGAAAAATTATATTTTACTTACTACTATGAAGATTTAGATACTAAAAATGAATGAATGTCTAATGGATTTAGTGAAGATCACATGATACCAGGATCTAAAGAAACTAACTTTTGAGAAGTAGGTTCAGGTCCTTGTGGTCCAAATACTGAAATTTTCTATGACCGTGGGGAAAAATATGACAATCGTGGATTAGAGTTACTAAAAGAAGATATTGAAAATGACAGATATATTGAAATTTGAAATATTGTTTTCTCAACATATAACTCAAATGGTGAGGGACAATATACAGAATTAAAACAAAAAAATATCGATACTGGGGCCGGACTTGAAAGAATTGTTTCAATTATGCAAGATGCTCCAACTAACTTTGATACTGATTTATTCTTACCTATCATTCATGAAATTGAAAAATATACTGAATTTAAATATGATATTAATAATTACTTTACTAAAGAGCCGGAACAAATGTTTATTAACTCATGCTTCAAAGTAATTGCTGATCATATGAGAACTGTAACTAATGCAATAGCTGATGGAGCTAAGCCTTCTAATGTTGGACGTGGATACATTTTAAGAAGATTAATTCGTAGAAGTGTATATAAAGCAATGCAACTAAAAATATATGATACCTTCTTATATAAATTAGTCGGTGTGGTAAAAAATACTTTACCTTTTGAATATGATGTTGAACCTATTAAGCAAATAATTAAAGATGAAGAAATTACCTTTTCTAGAACAATTGAAAATGGTAGAAACTTACTTGAAAATTACTTAAAAGATGAAATTGCAATATTCCCTGGTGATGTAGCATTTAAATTATTTGAAACATACGGTTTCCCTGTAGAATTAACTGCTGAAATATTAGCCCAAAAGAATATTGATATTGATTATGATTGCTATGAAAAAGCTAAAAAAGAGCATGCTGATGCATCAAGAAATACAAAACTTTCTGGTATGGATAAAGTAATTAATTCATTAACTATTTTAAAATCAAAAGTAGATAAATTCGTTGGTTATGAGACAACTCATAATGTTTCTGAAATCTTATACTTATTAGATACTGAAAAAGAAATTACAAAAGGTAACGGAATTTCTTATGTTGTTTTAAAAGAAACTCCTTTTTATGCGACAAGTGGTGGACAAAAACATGATCGTGGATACATGAAACAAGGAAATAATAAAATTTTAATCCTAGATGTATTCAAAGATAAATTTGGAAACCATATTCATAAAGTTGAAGGTAATATTGAAAATGATTTACCAGTAGAATGTTTTGTCGACGAGACAATTCGTCTTGGATTAGAACGTAATCACTCAGGAACTCACTTAATGTTTTGCGCTCTAAGAACTGTGCTAGGTGATCAAATTAAACAATTGGGTTCAGATAATAATGAAGAGCGTTTAACATTTGATATGCCAGCTGATACTAAACCAACTGATGAAGAAATTAGAAGAGTTGAAAAATTAGTTAGAGAATACATTGCGAAAGATGCAAAACGTGATTATTTAAATATGACTACTGAACAAGCGAAAGAAATGGGTGCTATTATGACTTTAGAAGAGTCAGAATATATGAATCCGCAAAATGTTCGTATTGTTAAATTCGATGGAATTACAGCTGATTTATGTGGTGGAACACATTTATCAAATACTGCAAAATTAGAAAACTTTAAGATTACTAATGTTGATAAAAAAGCTGCAGGCATTTATAGAATTAGAGCTATTTCATCAAACACTTTAGTAAATGAGTACCTCGAAGAAGAAGTTGATAAATTACTTGTTGAAGTTGAAAAAATGCTTGATAAGAATGCTAAATTAAATAAAGACTATACATATGAATTAAATATTCCAGAAGATAAAGAACAAGCAATTGATTATTTAAATGCCACATTAGAAAAATTAAGAGAAGATAATAAGCAAATCCAAAAAGATTTAGCTAATAATTTTGAATTTGATTATGAAAATATTGAATTTCTTGATATTAATGGTCACAAACTTTATATAAATCAAGATGTAGATAAAGCTAATATTAAAACAGTAGCTTCTACATTAAGAGAAAAACATAATGATATTTTAGTTGTACTTACGTCAAGTGATGCAAATTCTATGCTAGTAGTAGCTTCTAAGCAATATAATTCAAATGCTATAGCACAACAATTATTCAAACATCTAAATGGTCGTGGTGGTGGAAATGCTATTTTATCAATGGGTAAAGTAGCTTCTACTAATGATTTACTTGACTTTATTCAAAATGAGTTAACATGAGAAAATTAG
- a CDS encoding deoxynucleoside kinase produces the protein MIIGISGMISSGKSTLTTKLLQHYSNSILLEEYSENDEVFTTMLDWFYQKRPNLDLSFQAYVVENHLANVDKAIAKFNEMGLNAKEDFLFLDRFSAEHYVFALVNLKNLPKKVMKAYDALFKALVSQKELPEFVIFLDVTYENFAKRLFARGRKVEIDNYETNKAYFKELYEVYKDAFIKIADAYNIKYAIIDTNNLTEEQVFTKAVKLIKEYKENHA, from the coding sequence ATGATAATTGGAATTTCAGGAATGATAAGTAGCGGAAAAAGTACATTAACAACTAAATTACTTCAACATTACTCAAACTCAATACTATTAGAAGAATATTCAGAAAATGATGAGGTTTTTACTACAATGTTAGATTGATTTTATCAAAAGAGACCTAATTTAGATTTATCATTTCAAGCTTATGTAGTAGAAAATCACTTAGCTAATGTTGATAAAGCAATAGCAAAATTTAATGAAATGGGATTAAATGCTAAAGAAGATTTCTTATTTTTAGATCGTTTTAGTGCAGAACATTATGTTTTTGCTCTAGTTAATTTGAAAAATTTACCTAAAAAAGTAATGAAAGCATATGATGCATTGTTTAAAGCATTAGTGTCGCAAAAGGAATTGCCGGAATTTGTTATCTTCCTTGATGTTACATATGAAAACTTTGCAAAAAGATTATTTGCGCGTGGTAGAAAAGTCGAAATTGATAACTACGAGACAAATAAAGCTTATTTTAAGGAATTATACGAAGTATATAAAGATGCCTTTATTAAGATAGCTGATGCATATAATATAAAATATGCTATTATTGATACTAATAATTTAACTGAAGAACAAGTTTTTACTAAAGCGGTTAAATTAATCAAGGAGTATAAAGAAAATCATGCTTAA
- the secA gene encoding preprotein translocase subunit SecA — MSNLSKIFDFKTTEMRIAEKALKKINQLEPIVEKMTDEELKSKTQFFKDLLAKGYTLNDIRNDAFAVAREATKRILGKRPYDVQILGGLLLDLGSVAEMKTGEGKTITSIAPVYLNALLGKGAIVSTVNEYLSERDALEMGQVFNFLGLTVGINKAQMNPFDKRKAYAADITYSVHSELGFDYLRDNMVKDGSEKVQRGLQFCLIDEVDSILIDEAKTPLIISGGDAEDTSSYFAADQFVRTLNKNDYLIDEESKAVTLTHAGIEKANKFYHTPNFYNIENSETVHLVQNALRAHKIMRIDVEYIVREGKIELVDAFTGRIMDGRSYSEGLQQAIQAKEMVEIEPETKTLATITYQNFFRMFKKLCGMTGTGKTEEQEFIDIYNMRVNVVPTNKPIARIDEPDSIFATAQDKWNAVVEKIVELYQKGQPVLVGTAQIEDSEIVHKMLINRGIPHTVLNAKQNASEAEIISRAGEVGSVTIATNMAGRGTDIKPTDEALQRGGLYVLGTDKAESRRIDNQLRGRSGRQGDIGISKFYVSIDDQLMQRFANYESFREAYADSKGKEVTNKQLRFAFNHAQKKIEGFNYDSRKSVLNYDDVIRQQRDLIYAQRDLILYSKDIIFIVQRMIASAARSIVRRGEYRLHNNTYNYNALVTFLNENIGSLIKFNFDLHEISKVHESDLPEYIANIVLTVYKQWQENAFENSSETEILTLLKNTILQTLDEKWQYHINKMDKLRSNVNLVQYSQKNPYQIYTEEGTKAFDAMVDDIAYGVLLRIFSNRIGMKSLITKEMRSDPIFQQVISTIPMDPFRSIEEQEQTLIDVYNSIKRRLEEIEKEKELEMQAMQQAMQDAEIELQNASQETSFLEQDINNNISVKSLDEASLKSNNFVNKNMEKTYNLYMENSIKKDNQHKINRANVLYPNRRFARRPRKFIIKYVTQ, encoded by the coding sequence ATGAGTAACTTAAGTAAGATTTTTGATTTTAAAACAACAGAAATGAGAATTGCTGAAAAAGCTTTAAAGAAAATAAATCAATTAGAACCAATAGTTGAAAAAATGACTGATGAAGAATTGAAATCTAAAACTCAATTCTTTAAAGATTTATTAGCTAAAGGTTATACATTAAATGATATTCGTAATGATGCCTTCGCAGTAGCTAGAGAAGCGACAAAAAGAATACTAGGAAAACGTCCTTATGATGTTCAAATTCTAGGTGGATTACTTCTTGATTTGGGTTCTGTAGCTGAAATGAAAACAGGAGAAGGAAAAACTATTACCTCTATTGCTCCAGTTTATCTAAATGCTTTATTAGGAAAAGGAGCTATTGTTTCAACAGTTAATGAGTATCTATCAGAACGTGATGCCTTGGAAATGGGGCAAGTATTTAACTTCTTAGGATTAACAGTTGGAATTAATAAAGCTCAAATGAATCCATTTGATAAAAGAAAAGCATATGCAGCAGATATTACTTATTCTGTGCACTCTGAATTAGGATTTGATTATCTTAGAGATAATATGGTTAAAGATGGTTCAGAAAAAGTACAAAGAGGATTGCAATTTTGTTTAATTGACGAGGTCGATTCAATTTTAATTGATGAAGCTAAAACTCCTTTAATTATTTCTGGTGGAGATGCAGAAGATACATCATCATATTTTGCAGCTGACCAATTTGTTAGAACTTTAAATAAAAATGATTACTTAATTGATGAAGAATCAAAAGCAGTTACTCTAACTCATGCTGGTATTGAAAAAGCTAATAAGTTTTATCACACACCTAATTTTTACAACATTGAAAACTCTGAAACAGTTCACTTAGTGCAAAATGCTCTAAGAGCACACAAAATAATGAGAATTGATGTTGAATACATTGTTCGTGAAGGAAAAATTGAATTAGTTGATGCTTTCACTGGACGTATTATGGATGGACGTAGTTATTCAGAAGGGTTACAACAAGCTATTCAAGCTAAAGAAATGGTTGAAATCGAACCAGAAACTAAGACTCTAGCAACCATTACTTATCAAAACTTCTTCAGAATGTTCAAGAAATTATGTGGAATGACTGGAACTGGAAAAACTGAAGAACAAGAATTCATTGATATCTACAATATGCGCGTAAATGTTGTTCCAACTAATAAGCCAATTGCTAGAATTGATGAACCAGATTCAATTTTTGCTACCGCTCAAGACAAATGAAATGCTGTAGTAGAAAAAATTGTTGAACTATATCAAAAAGGTCAACCAGTGCTTGTGGGTACCGCTCAAATTGAAGATTCTGAAATAGTTCACAAAATGCTAATTAATCGTGGAATTCCACACACAGTTCTTAATGCTAAGCAAAATGCTTCTGAAGCTGAAATTATTTCGCGTGCTGGAGAAGTTGGTTCTGTAACGATAGCAACCAACATGGCCGGCCGTGGAACAGACATAAAACCAACAGACGAAGCATTGCAACGCGGTGGATTATATGTTTTAGGTACAGATAAAGCTGAGTCTCGTAGAATCGATAACCAATTAAGAGGACGTTCTGGACGTCAAGGTGATATCGGAATTAGTAAGTTTTATGTTTCAATTGATGACCAATTAATGCAAAGGTTTGCAAATTACGAAAGCTTTAGAGAAGCTTATGCAGATTCTAAAGGTAAAGAAGTTACAAATAAACAGCTTCGTTTCGCTTTCAATCATGCTCAGAAAAAAATTGAAGGATTTAATTATGATTCACGTAAATCAGTCCTTAATTATGATGATGTTATTAGACAACAACGTGATTTAATATATGCTCAACGTGACTTAATTTTATATAGTAAAGATATTATTTTCATTGTGCAAAGAATGATAGCTTCGGCAGCTAGAAGTATTGTACGTAGAGGTGAATATAGATTACATAATAATACATATAATTACAATGCACTTGTTACTTTCTTAAACGAGAACATCGGAAGTTTAATTAAATTTAATTTTGACTTACATGAAATATCAAAAGTACATGAAAGTGACTTACCTGAATATATTGCTAACATAGTTTTAACAGTATATAAACAATGACAAGAAAATGCTTTTGAAAACTCAAGTGAAACAGAAATTTTAACATTATTAAAAAATACTATATTACAAACACTTGATGAAAAATGACAATACCATATCAATAAAATGGATAAGTTACGTTCAAATGTTAATTTAGTGCAATATTCACAAAAGAATCCATATCAAATTTACACTGAAGAAGGGACTAAAGCTTTCGATGCAATGGTAGATGATATAGCATATGGTGTTTTATTAAGAATATTTTCAAACAGAATCGGAATGAAATCATTGATTACAAAAGAAATGAGATCAGACCCTATATTCCAACAAGTTATATCAACTATTCCGATGGATCCGTTCCGTTCAATAGAAGAGCAAGAACAAACATTAATTGATGTTTATAATTCAATTAAACGTAGATTAGAAGAGATTGAAAAAGAAAAAGAATTAGAAATGCAAGCAATGCAACAAGCAATGCAAGATGCAGAGATAGAATTGCAAAATGCATCCCAAGAAACAAGCTTTTTAGAACAAGATATTAATAATAATATCTCGGTAAAATCTCTTGATGAAGCTAGTTTAAAATCAAATAATTTTGTAAATAAAAACATGGAAAAAACATATAATTTATATATGGAAAACTCCATAAAAAAGGATAATCAGCACAAGATAAATCGTGCCAATGTACTTTATCCTAATAGACGGTTTGCTCGCAGACCTAGAAAATTTATAATTAAATATGTAACTCAATAA
- the hpt gene encoding hypoxanthine phosphoribosyltransferase — MLKIFNKKKNTKMHPMVKKVLFDREFIEDKILDCANWVNETYKESQDLIIVALLKGSIPFLAQLIKDVEVDHKLDFMTVSTYAGGHASSGSVKVIMDLANDIEGKDVLIVEDIIDSGITLQKVCTMLQHRHPKSLKVITLMDKPYNRKVDFEADYHGFIVPDEFLVGFGLDYDEKLRNLPYIGVFDQSFIK; from the coding sequence ATGCTTAAAATATTTAACAAAAAGAAAAATACTAAAATGCATCCAATGGTAAAAAAGGTATTATTTGACCGTGAATTTATTGAAGATAAGATTTTAGATTGTGCTAATTGAGTTAATGAAACATATAAGGAATCACAAGATTTAATCATAGTTGCATTATTAAAAGGTTCAATACCTTTTTTAGCACAATTAATCAAAGATGTTGAAGTAGATCATAAACTTGATTTTATGACGGTAAGTACTTATGCTGGTGGACATGCAAGTAGTGGTAGTGTAAAAGTCATAATGGATTTAGCAAATGATATTGAAGGAAAAGATGTCTTAATTGTTGAAGATATTATTGATAGTGGGATAACTTTACAAAAAGTATGTACAATGTTACAACATAGACATCCAAAAAGCTTAAAAGTTATTACTTTAATGGATAAACCATATAATCGTAAAGTAGATTTCGAAGCAGATTATCATGGTTTTATTGTTCCTGATGAATTCCTTGTGGGATTTGGTTTAGATTACGATGAAAAATTAAGAAACCTACCTTACATTGGAGTATTTGATCAAAGTTTTATTAAGTAA
- the ruvX gene encoding Holliday junction resolvase RuvX translates to MRKLGLDLGIKSCGFAITDESEIIATALENYLFEENNFDSALDRVKYYLEQYKGKIDGIVLGYPLKISGDKSERTYMVENFKTKLENELNLPVLLVNEQYSTKRANEAMMQAGLTQQKRKTHKDKLAALIILQDYLDYYRNKWGK, encoded by the coding sequence ATGAGAAAATTAGGACTTGATTTAGGTATTAAAAGTTGTGGATTTGCCATAACCGATGAAAGCGAAATTATTGCAACCGCTTTAGAAAACTATTTGTTCGAAGAAAATAATTTTGATTCAGCACTAGACCGAGTGAAATATTATTTAGAACAATATAAAGGTAAAATTGATGGAATTGTTTTAGGATATCCACTAAAGATCAGTGGAGACAAAAGCGAACGTACTTACATGGTTGAGAATTTTAAAACAAAATTAGAAAATGAACTTAATTTACCTGTGTTATTAGTAAATGAGCAATATTCGACTAAAAGAGCTAATGAAGCAATGATGCAAGCTGGATTAACTCAACAAAAAAGAAAAACACATAAAGATAAGCTTGCAGCTTTAATAATTTTGCAAGATTATTTAGATTACTATCGAAACAAGTGAGGTAAATAA
- the greA gene encoding transcription elongation factor GreA, whose translation MSNNEQLRKVYLSQETLDKYKKEYEYLINVERPAVQAALKEARAQGDLSENAEYDAARDKQGAIEGRISELEQIIDNAVLIEGNERQQAQEVVTIGSTVEFTVEATGERKRVTIMGVHDADPFDGKISNKSPLAVAMLGQKVGAVVEVNTATKYNIQINSVEFSV comes from the coding sequence ATGTCAAATAATGAACAATTAAGAAAAGTTTATTTATCTCAAGAAACATTAGATAAATACAAAAAAGAATATGAATATTTAATTAATGTTGAAAGACCAGCTGTGCAAGCTGCCTTAAAAGAAGCTAGAGCACAAGGTGACTTGTCAGAAAACGCTGAATATGATGCAGCCAGAGACAAGCAAGGAGCTATTGAAGGCCGTATTTCTGAATTAGAACAAATTATTGATAATGCTGTTTTAATCGAAGGAAATGAAAGACAGCAAGCTCAAGAAGTTGTTACAATCGGATCAACTGTTGAATTCACAGTAGAAGCAACAGGTGAAAGAAAAAGAGTAACAATCATGGGTGTTCACGATGCAGATCCTTTTGATGGTAAAATTTCAAACAAAAGTCCTCTTGCGGTTGCTATGCTAGGACAAAAAGTTGGAGCTGTTGTTGAAGTAAATACAGCTACAAAATATAATATTCAAATTAATAGTGTGGAATTTAGCGTATAG